The following are from one region of the Mangifera indica cultivar Alphonso chromosome 14, CATAS_Mindica_2.1, whole genome shotgun sequence genome:
- the LOC123196026 gene encoding uncharacterized protein LOC123196026: MVCFCFLVDQTRKVRRSKPAAGFCSRCGAGASVADIKTATRFCYVPFYWKSWRAIMCTFCGAILRSYR; encoded by the coding sequence ATggtttgcttttgttttctggTTGATCAGACACGTAAAGTGCGTAGAAGCAAGCCGGCAGCCGGGTTTTGCTCGAGGTGCGGTGCTGGAGCTAGCGTAGCTGACATTAAAACAGCCACAAGATTCTGCTACGTTCCATTTTATTGGAAATCTTGGAGAGCTATTATGTGTACTTTCTGTGGAGCCATTCTTCGATCTTACCGATAG
- the LOC123196629 gene encoding pentatricopeptide repeat-containing protein At1g03540 — MKLFFKRYCTSPITPKTYQIASTKAAQILHHCKSGALFDAIKLLNSIDSNGTSLKKPILYASLLQTCIKVPSFNHGLQIHGHVVKSGLETDRFVGNSLLSLYFKLGPDFDETEKVFDTLFVKDVISWTSMITGYIKIGQPNNALELFWKMLGFDVEPNGFTLSAVIKACSELGFLRLGKCFHGVIIVCGFDSNHVISSALIDMYGRNNESMDALQLFDELLAPDTICWTSVISSFTRNGLYEEALGFFYLMRKKHGFLSDGYTFGTVLTACGNLGRLKQGKEAHSVVITSGLCGNIFVDSSLVDMYGKCGLVDDSQCVFDRMLVRNSVSWSALLGGYCQSGNFETVIRIFRQMEETDLYSFGTVLRACAGLAAVRMGKEVHCQYVRRGGWRDVIVESALVDLYAKCGSIDFAYRIFAHMSVRNLITWNTMICGFAQNGRGGEALGIFHEMIKKGTDPDYISFIGVLFACSHAGLVNEGRKYFSVMTEEYGIKPGIEHYNCMVDLLGRAGLLVEAETLIENADCRDDSSLWVVLLGACTTCTDAVAAERIAKKMMELEPDNHLSYVLLANVYRAVGRWTDALKIRRLMKNRGVKKMTGKSRIETNTNLNLNMNELSCNESEKFQAHG; from the coding sequence ATGAAGCTCTTCTTCAAACGATATTGCACCTCCCCCATTACTCCCAAAACCTATCAAATTGCATCAACCAAAGCAGCCCAAATCCTCCACCACTGCAAATCCGGTGCGCTTTTTGATGCCATTAAACTCCTAAACTCAATAGATTCCAACGGAACTTCTCTCAAGAAACCAATCCTATACGCTTCTCTCTTGCAAACTTGTATCAAAGTCCCGTCCTTTAATCACGGCCTCCAAATCCATGGCCATGTCGTCAAATCCGGTCTTGAAACTGACCGATTCGTCGGCAATAGTTTGCTTTCTTTGTATTTTAAGTTGGGACCTGATTTTGATGAGACCGAGAAAGTTTTTGACACGCTGTTTGTTAAAGATGTTATTTCTTGGACTTCAATGATAACAGGGTATATTAAAATAGGTCAACCGAACAATGCGCTTGAATTGTTTTGGAAAATGTTAGGGTTTGATGTTGAACCAAATGGGTTCACTTTATCGGCTGTGATAAAGGCTTGTTCAGAGCTTGGTTTTCTCAGGCTTGGTAAATGCTTTCATGGAGTGATTATAGTATGTGGGTTTGATTCGAATCATGTTATTTCTAGTGCCTTGATTGATATGTATGGAAGGAATAATGAATCAATGGACGCGCTCCAATTGTTTGATGAATTGCTTGCACCGGATACCATTTGTTGGACATCTGTAATTTCGTCTTTTACAAGGAATGGTTTGTACGAAGAGGCATTGGGATTCTTTTATTTGATGCGTAAGAAACATGGTTTTTTGTCTGATGGTTATACATTTGGGACGGTGTTGACCGCTTGTGGCAATTTAGGTAGGTTAAAACAGGGTAAAGAAGCACATTCTGTGGTTATTACTTCGGGTCTATGCGGAAACATATTTGTTGACAGTAGCCTTGTTGACATGTATGGAAAATGTGGATTGGTTGACGACTCTCAATGTGTTTTTGATAGGATGCTGGTAAGAAATTCTGTTTCTTGGTCTGCATTGCTTGGGGGATATTGTCAAAGTGGAAACTTTGAGACTGTTATTAGGATTTTTAGGCAAATGGAAGAGACCGATCTCTACAGTTTTGGAACTGTTCTTCGTGCTTGTGCTGGTTTGGCAGCTGTGAGGATGGGAAAGGAGGTGCACTGTCAGTATGTGAGAAGGGGTGGTTGGAGAGATGTTATTGTAGAATCAGCTTTAGTAGATCTTTATGCAAAATGCGGTTCTATTGATTTTGCATATCGAATTTTTGCACATATGTCTGTTAGAAATTTGATAACTTGGAACACAATGATTTGTGGGTTTGCTCAGAATGGGAGAGGTGGAGAAGCTCTAGGAATTTTTCATGAGATGATTAAGAAGGGGACTGATCCTGATTATATAAGTTTTATTGGTGTTCTTTTTGCTTGTAGTCATGCAGGTTTGGTAAATGAAGGGCGAAAATATTTTTCCGTAATGACTGAGGAATATGGGATTAAACCTGGAATTGAGCATTACAATTGCATGGTTGATCTCCTTGGCCGTGCTGGGTTATTAGTAGAAGCTGAAACTTTGATAGAGAACGCAGATTGTAGAGATGATTCATCTCTTTGGGTTGTGCTTCTTGGTGCTTGCACAACATGTACAGATGCTGTTGCTGCCGAGCGCATTGCAAAGAAGATGATGGAACTGGAACCTGACAATCATTTAAGTTATGTTCTTCTAGCTAATGTCTATAGAGCAGTGGGTCGGTGGACCGATGCCTTGAAGATTAGGCGGTTAATGAAAAATAGAGGGGTTAAGAAAATGACTGGCAAGAGCCGGATCGAAACTAACACTAATCTGAATCTTAATATGAATGAGTTGAGTTGCAATGAAAGTGAAAAATTCCAGGCGCATGGATGA
- the LOC123196627 gene encoding pentatricopeptide repeat-containing protein At1g73710, with amino-acid sequence MLQFCSSRELGHETLRHHCCSPSKLHSFPSPYKAGVFVGFINLGNLKYAKTQHIPKLLTVNIDQSFERSVKHSQAKKQNPRASRVSVDSKSSLPPTKNSSVDGRRKKYGGVLPTILRALESNDDLENTLNTFCDNLSPKEQTVVLKEQRSWERVIRVFDFFKSQKEYEHNVIHYNVVLRALGRAQKWDELRLCWIEMAQHGVMPTNNTYGMLVDVYAKSGLVKESLLWIKHMRLRGIFPDEVTMNSVVKALKDVGEFDRADRFYKDWCDGRVELDDFELDSTVDFDNGSVSAPVSFKHFLSTELFRKGGRNPIPRSMDSLDIENSIRKPKLTSTYNTLIDLYGKAGRLKDAANIFAEMLKSGVAMDTITFNTMIHTCGSHGNLSEAESLLNKMEERCISPDTKTYNIFLSLYADVGNIDAALKCYWKIREVGLFPDVVTHRAVLHVLCQRKMLQEVEAIIEEMEKSGLPIDEHSLPGILKVYVDEGLLEQGKALFKKCQLVGGLSSKTLAAVIDIYAEKGLWADAEAVFYCKRHMAGQKKDVVEYNVMIKAYGKAKLFDKAFSLFKSMRNHGTWPDECTYNSLVQMCAAGDLVDQAVELLAEMRGASFKPQCLTFSSVIASCIRLGQISDAVDVFEGMAIAGVKPNEVVYGSLINGFAEAGNVIEALKYFRMMEESGLLANQIVLTTLIKCYSKIGCLEEAKKVYEKMKDMEGGPDIVASNSMITLYADLGMVSEAKFIFNNLREKGQADGVSFAAMMSLYKSMGMLDEAIEIAEEMKLSDLLRDVISYNKVMASFATNGQLRECGELLHEMVTKKLLPDNGTLKVLFTVLKKGGFPIEAVSQLESSCQEGKPYAIEAVITSVFSVVGLHALALETCETFIKAEVALDSFIYNVAIYAYKSSGQNNRALNVYMKMLDEGLEPDLVTCINLVGCYGTAGLVEGVKRIHSQLKYGAMEPNESLFKAVIDAYKNVNRQDLAELASQEMKIALEPEKHSDYEFQEQHSDHEFQEESEGTFPVL; translated from the coding sequence ATGCTTCAATTTTGTAGTTCCAGAGAATTGGGTCATGAAACTCTCAGGCATCATTGCTGTTCACCAAGTAAGCTTCATTCTTTTCCCTCTCCTTACAAAGCTGGGGTTTTTGTGGGCTTTATTAATCTCGGTAACCTAAAGTATGCTAAAACACAACACATCCCTAAGCTCCTTACGGTAAATATAGATCAAAGCTTTGAAAGAAGCGTAAAACATTCACAGGCCAAGAAGCAGAACCCAAGAGCGTCGAGGGTTTCTGTTGACTCAAAATCTTCACTCCCGCCTACTAAAAACTCTTCAGTTGATGGTAGGAGAAAGAAGTATGGAGGCGTCTTGCCTACGATTTTACGCGCTTTAGAGTCTAATGATGATTTAGAAAATACCCTTAATACGTTTTGTGACAATCTTAGTCCGAAAGAACAGACTGTGGTTCTTAAAGAACAGCGCAGTTGGGAGAGAGTTATTCgtgtttttgattttttcaagTCACAAAAAGAGTATGAACATAATGTAATTCATTACAATGTTGTGCTTAGAGCATTGGGTAGAGCTCAAAAATGGGATGAATTAAGGCTCTGTTGGATTGAAATGGCACAGCACGGTGTTATGCCCACCAATAATACTTATGGAATGCTTGTTGATGTATATGCTAAATCTGGTCTTGTTAAAGAATCACTGTTGTGGATTAAACATATGAGACTAAGAGGAATTTTCCCTGATGAGGTTACAATGAACTCTGTTGTTAAGGCTTTGAAGGATGTTGGAGAGTTTGATAGGGCTGATAGGTTTTACAAGGATTGGTGTGATGGGCGGGTtgaattggatgattttgaattggaCTCAACTGTTGATTTTGATAATGGATCTGTCTCTGCACCAGTTAGTTTTAAGCATTTTCTGTCAACTGAACTTTTCAGGAAAGGTGGGCGAAATCCTATTCCAAGGAGCATGGATTCATTGGACATAGAAAATTCTATTAGGAAGCCTAAACTAACATCTACCTATAATACGCTGATTGATTTGTATGGGAAGGCAGGTCGTCTTAAGGATGCAGCTAATATATTTGCTGAAATGTTGAAATCTGGGGTTGCAATGGATACAATAACTTTTAATACTATGATCCATACCTGTGGAAGTCATGGGAATTTATCAGAGGCAGAATCTCTGCTTAATAAGATGGAGGAAAGGTGTATATCCCCTGATACAAagacatataatatttttttatctttgtacgCAGATGTGGGGAATATTGATGCTGCCCTAAAGTGTTATTGGAAGATCAGGGAGGTGGGCCTTTTCCCTGATGTTGTAACTCACAGAGCTGTTCTTCATGTTTTATGTCAGAGGAAAATGCTACAAGAAGTGGAAGCCATAATTGAAGAGATGGAGAAATCTGGACTGCCTATTGATGAGCATTCTCTTCCTGGAATTTTAAAGGTGTATGTTGATGAAGGATTGCTTGAGCAGGGGAAGGCACTTTTCAAAAAGTGCCAGTTGGTTGGTGGGCTGTCTTCAAAGACTCTGGCAGCAGTTATAGATATATATGCTGAAAAAGGGCTTTGGGCTGATGCTGAGGCAGTGTTCTATTGTAAGAGACATATGGCTGGTCAGAAGAAGGATGTTGTTGAGTATAATGTTATGATTAAAGCTTATGGCAAGGCAAAGCTTTTTGATAaagctttttctcttttcaaaagCATGAGAAATCATGGAACTTGGCCTGATGAATGCACCTATAATTCTCTTGTTCAGATGTGTGCTGCAGGTGATCTAGTAGATCAAGCAGTGGAACTTTTAGCTGAAATGCGAGGGGCATCATTCAAACCTCAATGTTTGACCTTCTCTTCTGTCATTGCATCTTGTATTCGTCTCGGGCAGATATCTGATGCAGTTGATGTCTTTGAGGGAATGGCAATAGCTGGCGTAAAACCTAACGAAGTTGTTTATGGCTCCTTAATCAATGGGTTTGCTGAGGCTGGGAACGTTATAGAAGCTCTGAAATATTTCCGCATGATGGAAGAAAGTGGATTGTTGGCAAATCAGATAGTATTGACGACCCTTATCAAATGTTACAGTAAGATTGGATGCTTGGAAGAAGCTAAAAAAGTCTATGAGAAGATGAAGGATATGGAAGGGGGTCCAGATATTGTCGCATCAAACAGTATGATCACACTTTATGCAGATCTTGGTATGGTAAGTGAagccaaatttatttttaacaatttaagaGAAAAGGGTCAAGCAGATGGAGTCTCATTTGCAGCCATGATGAGTCTGTATAAGAGCATGGGGATGCTTGATGAAGCCATTGAAATTGCGGAGGAGATGAAACTGTCAGACTTATTAAGGGATGTTATTTCTTACAATAAAGTGATGGCATCTTTTGCTACTAATGGTCAGTTACGTGAGTGTGGAGAATTATTGCATGAGATGGTAACTAAAAAGCTTTTGCCTGACAATGGGACCTTAAAAGTATTGTTTACTGTATTGAAGAAGGGAGGATTTCCAATTGAAGCTGTAAGTCAGCTAGAGTCTTCTTGCCAGGAAGGGAAACCCTATGCTATAGAAGCTGTCATCACCTCCGTATTTTCAGTAGTGGGTTTACATGCTTTAGCTCTTGAAACCTGTGAAACTTTCATTAAAGCTGAAGTGGCTCTTGATTCTTTCATCTACAATGTTGCGATATATGCTTATAAGTCCTCGGGACAAAATAACAGGGCATTGAACGTATACATGAAAATGCTGGATGAGGGCCTTGAACCAGACCTTGTTACATGTATTAATCTAGTAGGTTGTTATGGAACTGCTGGCTTGGTTGAAGGTGTGAAGAGGATACATAGCCAATTAAAATATGGAGCGATGGAACCCAATGAGTCCTTGTTCAAGGCTGTGATTGACGCTTACAAAAATGTAAACAGGCAAGACCTTGCTGAACTAGCTAGCCAAGAAATGAAAATTGCGTTAGAACCTGAGAAACATTCTGATTATGAATTTCAAGAGCAACATTCTGATCATGAATTTCAAGAGGAATCTGAGGGAACTTTTCCAGTGCTATAG